TTCGTTTTTTCGCCGTCGCCGCCTCTGCCCGCTCTTTTTGCCTCTGCATAATACGCCAAATATTGCCGCAGGCCAGCGCCTCGACCGTTGGAAAAAGCGCCAAAAGCGCCAGACTTTGCTGATTATTGCAGCAAACTGTTTATGCTTTCCGCAAACGGTATTGCAGGATGAAAAAAGGGTTTTGACACCCGGCGGAAAATCAGTAATATGCGCCCCGTTCACACGATTCCTCTGTAGTTCAGTCGGTAGAACGGCGGACTGTTAATCCGTATGTCACTGGTTCGAGTCCAGTCAGAGGAGCCAGATTTAGAGAAGCCCGCTCAGGGAAACCTGAGCGGGCTTTTTGCTGTTGTAATTCTATCAATCACATCAAAAACATCGGCTCAGAATGGTTTGCCAGCTGACCATCACTTCATTCACGATAGCATCAGAAACAGGTCCCAGACGCTTGCTGCTCAAGGCTTCCATCTCAACGGTTCTGGGCTGCTAACGATGCCTGAGCGCCGGGGCGATCAAAAAACAGCGCAGCGAAAGCGCTACCATCGGTTTAACATAGAAAGCATCAGCTCAGAATGGCTTCCAGTCGGGCCAGCACTTCATTCACGACAGCGTCGGGTATACGTTCCAGTCGCTTACCGTTCCGGGCTCCCATATCAATGGTTCTGGGCTGATCGCAACGAATAACGCCTGTTGTTTTTGTTCCTGCGTCGTCCAGTGAGACGGTAAAACCAGCTGCGCGGGCAAAGTTTCCGCCATTGGTGACGGGAACAACAACGGGTAGTCGGGTCAGCTTGTTAAACGATGCCTTTGATACGATAAGTACCGGACGTTTTCCGCTTTGCTCGTGGCCGGCAATCGGATCCAGTGAAACGAGCCAGATTTCCCCTCTGTCCATTTACAGGATCTCCTTGCCCACCGCAGGCGCATTAATCCATTCCCGATCCTCTTCGCTCATTTCGGCGTGCGGATCGCACTGCGCCAGCAGTTCCTCAAGCGAATAGCGGGGCCGTTTCTGGGGTTCAATAATCAGGCAGCCATTATCAATGGTCATACCCACTTCGCTGTCCGTCGACAGCTCCAGCGTTTTCAACACGGCGGGAGGAACCGCCAGCATGATGGATCCGCCGACCTTTTTCAGGCGAGTTGTATACATAGAGCACCTCCGAATATTATATTTTAATATAACATCAACGGCAGGCAGTGCACAATTATCCATCAAATTCATTGTGATTTCCTTAGCGTAAT
This Mixta hanseatica DNA region includes the following protein-coding sequences:
- a CDS encoding AbrB/MazE/SpoVT family DNA-binding domain-containing protein; the encoded protein is MYTTRLKKVGGSIMLAVPPAVLKTLELSTDSEVGMTIDNGCLIIEPQKRPRYSLEELLAQCDPHAEMSEEDREWINAPAVGKEIL
- a CDS encoding type II toxin-antitoxin system PemK/MazF family toxin; the encoded protein is MDRGEIWLVSLDPIAGHEQSGKRPVLIVSKASFNKLTRLPVVVPVTNGGNFARAAGFTVSLDDAGTKTTGVIRCDQPRTIDMGARNGKRLERIPDAVVNEVLARLEAILS